CCTAAGAAGAAGGATGAAAACTTTCTGGATGACTTTTACTGGATCGATCAGAAAAGTTTTGGGGTGCTGAAAGAAGAACAAAGACTCTCTAAAAAACAAAAATTTGTTAAAGAGATGAGTGGAGAAAGAATATTTCAGGAGATTGAAATCAAGGATACATCTGATGCACATATTTTCATGCCAGTTTCAACTAAGATGAAAGGGGAGGGAGGATTTTTATTTATGAAAAAGAAGTTTGAAATGGAGATGGTGTATAGCGAGTTTCAGTTAAATGTGGGGATTTCAGATGAGATATTTCCGAGATAGAAATGAGGCTAAACTCACAAGAATAAGGTGACCGTCGGGTCAGGGGACCCGACGGTCACCTTGACAAGATAAACCGGTAGCCGCTGACTTTAGTCTGCGTCATTGTAGTTGTAGCGTTGCCACTCAGTGGCAACGAGGTAATGTCCTCACAGAGTGAGGACGCTATATGATTTTTCTGCTTCCCGGCTTAACCAGAGGTTTTTCTTCCTTACACAAGGGACATTCTTCGGGCTTATATGTCTTAGCAACAACTGAGGCTAAGGGTTTCAGGGGATAATTGAACTGAACCTTTCCTCCGCTTCTATCTAAGAGGACTCCGAGTCCAACGATTTTGGCATTATACTTATTTACCAAATCGACAACCTCCTGGACAGACTTTCCAGTCGTCAAAATATCATCCACAATCAAAACCCTCTCACCTTCTTTTAAATCAAACCCTCTTTTGAAAACTCTGACCCCCTCTTCCATC
The sequence above is a segment of the Candidatus Zixiibacteriota bacterium genome. Coding sequences within it:
- the pyrE gene encoding orotate phosphoribosyltransferase, whose product is MEQKKILDIFKKSKALLKGHFLLSSGLHSDIYFEKFQVLQYPQYVELLCKELAKLFWKEKAQVVVGPTTGGIIIAYEVAKNLKVRSIFAEMEEGVRVFKRGFDLKEGERVLIVDDILTTGKSVQEVVDLVNKYNAKIVGLGVLLDRSGGKVQFNYPLKPLASVVAKTYKPEECPLCKEEKPLVKPGSRKII